The following is a genomic window from Phaseolus vulgaris cultivar G19833 chromosome 6, P. vulgaris v2.0, whole genome shotgun sequence.
CTCAacaaccactgagaattcactaagtaatcaaaaaccttgattacaaacaacacaacaaagtggtgatcttgaacccttcaagaacacacaccacctttgaCAAAAACACCACAGATTTCAAAACAACCTCTGAATCTGCACAACACCAATTCACAAAGAATTACAATAGTCAAGAGAGAAAGGAATGAGTACATCTTGGTACAATCACAGATTAAAGCAAAAAGAATACAACACAATCCTATTTCACTCTTAGAAAAGATCCAAAGCTTTTTAGCAATCTTGGAAAAATTGATTTGAATGATTTCTCTTGAATTAATTCAGactaggagcgtaaaacaacttatttaaaCTTCAATCAATtgatcaaagcatttaatgcaaGATCCAAAATagtttaaatcatttaaagcagattAAATCcacttaacataattttgttaaggtttttagaaaaacaattgattaaaaacataaaacaatcgattgaattggtttgacaacaaagtcaaccaaagtcaagctttttcaaatcattttcaaaatacactaagtgtgaaacaactggttgaataaaaatttcaatagTCTGATTTTTCACTTTCCTTTGAAAACGCatctttttaaaaatgattaaaatcaaacaaccttggatcatcaaatagagtggattaacaaattcaactACTTTATACACACACACAACCAACAACAATGATCTTCATTCATTCCACTTGGATTTTGAGACATCAAAACACCTTGTTCAACACAGTGGGCCATTGATATCAAAGGGCAACTATTTATAGAAATCAGAAACCTCTTTCAAATGAAAGGACACGATATCCTGATCATTAGATTTAAATACATCCTACGGCTAAGGATAAGAGACGCTTCAAATAAATGTTACAGTAATTATCACTCACATGAATCGATGCGATCTTCCATACGAAGAGcgtttaatataaaatatacccTAAAAAGCATAAATGATTACgttattcaaatttaaaaaataactctaCCCAGCATTTCATAATTCATAAAATCCTCATGCTTGGGGGCTAGTGTACTGGCTAGGCTGAGAGGTCGGAAGGTCGAAAGACCGTAAATATGTTAGaagaagaataaaattataataatataaataaaaagtaaaataaaattagttgtgTATCAAGGCTCAATGAATAAGCCCAAATTACTAAAAATACATTTAGTGAACTCAAGATGTGAAAAGTAAAAGCCCAATTAAGTTAATAAAGACAATAATGATAATTATAAATAGGTGATTTGTTTAACTGAtaattaaagtgtttttttctGATAAATTAAGCAAACTAATTTTGACTTTATCATTggagcgccttgcaggtacaTCCACCTAACCGAGAATGAGTCTGGACCCAGTAGCCAAGAGTTGACCTAGATCCAACAACCGAGAATAAACCTAGATCTAGTAGCTGAGAACAAGACCAAATCAACTATTCCAATAACTGAAAGTCCAAGTCATCCGTAAGAGACCGAGAGGTCGTgtggaagagaagaaaaaaagttagTTGACTCAAAGACCTTGTAAAAACATGAAGTATTACGAAAATTTTAACcaacttatttaaattataaaaaaaatcataagttttctagtttattctactaattttttaatatatacagtcaaaatattattatttttgtttattcttATAAGATTTATAATGAAATTTATACTAAATTTTCAATGTgttgcatgtttttttttttttttacttaattcaATATGGTTTCTCAATAATTGAAAATCTGATTTAATCtctcttaattttaaaaataaaatagaataacgTTATCATTTCTTGGCAACATCATTAGAATTTATGTTAACAAATGTATCATACGCCTAACTACGTGTCATTTTCTTATTGTGTCTCTTACAAAAAAAAGTTTTACATTACACATTTGAATGAAGAATAACATTgtattcattaaaataaaaaaaaattattgctgaattctactaaaaatataaattaaactgATTAAATAAATAGGCATGTCAAATTTTAGTAAAAACAAAATAGGCATATCAAATTAATAACTTACGCTTAAATTTACGATATAAACTTtcatatataacaaaaaaaatagtattgaagacacatttaattaaattttttattccaaTACACTGTTAAAAGTGAACTTTTTTCCATTCAAATAAATGAATGTGACTAAACCTTTAAACATGTCAAAGTCAAACATTTTATGTTATTGATAAAGATTACGTAGGTCCAACATGAAaactttatttttcatataaaagaTCCTCATGCAATGATTGGAACTATAATACACTATTCATGATgtgataagaaaataaattgttaaaaataaacttaataCATCAAGATGCACAAATCTCATTCTCCAACTTTAAAttcctttattcttttttttatatatcttcTACATGGAACAATTTTGTTAGACTATAATATTGTGcattaaaatattaacatatCTTCGAGAAAacctttttttatattcattaagtaaatataataaaaagaagaaaatataagtttttttttcattcatgaAAGGAAATGCATgagaaatacaaaaattatacttccatttttttttccacTCCACCGACTAAAATACTCGtatgagaaaaaaaacaaagataCTTCTCAAATATGTTGTTTTTCTACTTGAACACCACAACAAGAAAGAACCTCCTCAGCAGAATATAGTCAATTCCCATTCTTCTTCCCTCTTCAAgcacataaaatttaaataagggAAAACacttttttagttaattttgtttcttttctcaAACTAAAACACTAAGTTCCACCATCTTTTTTACTCTAgtatttttctccttttatctttatattgtcttcttttttatattttttttattgacaagCCAATTACTAAGTATTTGGATAAATGCAGTGTAAAAGATTTTCTTATGTATGATatttcactataagaaaataattaaataataattaattttaaaaataaaaataattaattattatattgactaagttaaaaattaattttttttttctaaacttaatttttatttaatttttttttttagtgtatcaTTGAGATCTCTAACACAACCacaatatcaattttaaaaaataaacaacagtTTAAACAACTAAAATCAATTTGTGGTTATATTGAGGTTATAGGTTTAGGTTATAGGTTCAAGGTTCAACATTCATTATCTTTGTCTTAGACCCTTACTATGAACAAAGATTATCTCAGACCCCATATATACTTAATTGTGTTATtagattttaattatattttatttgtaactAATCTTCTTAAGATTAATTTGTTGTGCCTAGAAAGTGAGTGAATATAACATTTTGAACCTTGATCAACGAATTTCTTCAACTTGCCAAATCGAGTATTTAAAAAACACCAAAAAAGTTAGTAAATCACATGATCACATATTTTCTATACTTAGTTTTCAGCCATATATACTTTATATTTATCATGTCCAAAATATGATCAATTGGTATGCTTAAacataattaattgtttttataaataaaataattcatttacaTTTCGACTATAGAAATTTAACGACAAAGCACAGAAAACtagttatataatataatagatAGATAATAGATCGCTGATACTAATTACATACTAAATAAGTacttttgtatataatattcttaaaaaatgtatccaacaaatatataatatgaataaataattcCTATTAGAAACCCTTATTACAAATAGTTGGATACTTATTACTCTTAATGATAACTAGAAAACCTAAAATCCTCTTAATTAGTAGTATTTTGAGTTCCATAACCATCATTCATACACATAAGACCAAAATTCTCTCTATCTTCTTCTCACTCTACACGTGTGCATCTCTCTGGCCCACCATTCCCCGCCACGTGGCTCCCTCACCTTTGCCATCTCCTTCTCCTCCACCCCTTCCTCACTTCTCACCATCTCTTCCCATCCAACCCTTCTCGTGATTCTCCAAACACAACCCAAAAACTCTATCTTTGAACCCTTCTTCACCAATCCCAACACACCCCTTTTCCTCGTTCTATCCCATGCAACACCTCCACTTTCTCTCTCAGCATCCAAATGAATGAATGACACAAACTCTCACATAACAATAACAGAAAAACACAACACCACCTCACCCCTTTAAGCCTTAACGCAGCAGAAGACACAGTTCTCATGTTTTTCACTTCTCATGTTTACTTAATATCCAAGAAACCTTGATGGACTTATAAGCACTGTACATATGTGATATATTCTTGTTtcaagttttaatttttctttctgggataaatttgttgttcaagatactttctttttccttcctagacAAATCTTCTTTAGGAGATAATTCGGTTGATACAATCTACGTTGTTAGAAATATCAAAAGACCCCGGTTTTTGTTTTTCTGGTTTCTTATCATTTTCTTGAGAAAAACAGCGGGAAAACGGTGATGGCGGGGAATGAATGGATTAATGGGTACTTGGAGGCTATACTTTCAACTGGGGCATCGACCATTGAGGAGCAAAAGCCTGCTCCTGTGACTCTAAGAGATGGGGGGCATTTCAACCCCACCAAGTACTTTGTGGAAGAGGTGGTGACAAGTGTTGATGAATCTGATCTGTATCGGACTTGGATCAAAGTGGTTGCCACCAGGAACACCAGGGAGAGGAGTTCAAGGTTGGAGAACATGTGCTGGCGCATTTGGCATCTCACCCGCAAGAAAAAACAGGTTCTTCTTTAAGTTAGTTTGgtttgaatgaaaaaaattcatttgaatttggatATGATTTGTAAATTATATGAATTATAAGGTTGATGTGATTTCGAAGAAGTTTAATGAAAGAAGAATCTATTTGTGAATCCAGTGCTGGGTTTCTGTTTTAGATTCCAATTTTGATGGCATGATCGAATCAATGTCAATATCATATAAGAAAACACGGTACCAATGTGCATGGAAATTTTTGTGCTTTTCTTGACTGATATTCTGATctatttaaagtattttttaattgcTCTGTGATTtggatgatttttttaatgatgcTAGGATAACTTGTAAGTCTCAGTCATTACAAAAATTTTCAAGTAAAGATTTTAGCCCTATGTATGTGTACACTGAATTAAAGTGACATTATCTAAGCTGTAGCATTAGCAAGGattattgttttttgttttccaGTTCAAGATAGTGAAGGGAGTTTTCTAACTAGATAGAGTGAACTGTTTGCTTTAAGTGTTCAATTCACTATGCTTGGTCCTTCACCTAACAAAGTTGGGGGAACTATCATGTAGTTGGAATGGGAGGAAACCCAGAGGGTGGCTAACCGGAGATGGGAGAGAGAACAAGGTCGCAGAGAAGCAACAGAGGACATGTCTGAAGACTTGTCAGAAGGAGAAAAAGGTGATGGTATTGGAGAGATGGTGCAAAGTGAGACcccaaagaaaaatttccagcgtCAGATTTCCAACTTGGAAGTATGGTCTGATGACAAAAAGGAAAAGAGACTCTATGTTGTCCTCTTAAGGTAACCATCCACCCTTCTCCGATAGCTGTTTTGAATTGACATTTGTGCTAACAAATAGACAATTTCTCAGGTTGCGTCAATGCTTCAATGAATACTTACTCATTGATTGATCTAGTGGAAGACAGATTCATATTTATTCCCATTATCAGTCATCAGGAAAATAATTTAGCTTTGCTTCAGATGCTTTGTACTGCTTAATTCCGATTATAAGAATTAAGCCAATGAGTCATTTATGAAGTCTCACCGGCTATCATAAAACAATCATAATGACCTTTTTTCTGCACTTAAAGTTTTATCCTGGTTCTGCACAATGGAAAATGTTGGTGGGGACTCTGATGATAAATGTCATTGACAAATACAAAAGGGGTAGGGGGAGGATTGGGATTGCATTTCCAAGCATTTGCTATCAAGAATTTAGAAAGAAACCACTTGCTTCCTATGAATTTTAAGCATTTGTTCTCAAGATAGTCtcatttttctaaaaacacTGTTGTTGAGAAATGTTTCAGGAAATAAACTCTAGAAACACGTGTAAATGTAATCATGATGATTCCTATAACCTCGTTCTTTTGTTCCACAGCTTGCATGGATTGGTTCGAGGAGAAAACATGGAGCTTGGTCGAGATTCTGATACTGGTGGACAGGTACTTCACATTCTTATACACCTAAATCACAAACTTACTATAGAATATTTTATGTCAATCCCTAAAAATGGTGATAAATGCTAGAAACAATGTATTTGCAGATTAAATATGTGGTAGAACTTGCTCGTGCACTTGCAAAAATGCCTGGAGTATATAGAGTGGATCTGTTTACACGGCAAATCTCATCACCTGAAATTGACTGGAGCTATGGAGAGCCTACAGAAATGCTAACTGTGGGTGGAGATGATGATGAGAACATTGGGGAGAGCAGCGGTGCATATATCGTACGTATACCCTTTGGTCCACGCGATAAGTACCTCCAGAAAGAACTTCTCTGGCCTTACATTCAAGAATTTGTGGATGGAGCATTAGCTCACATTCTCAACATGTCAAAAGTATTGGGTGAACAAGTTGGTGGGGGACAACCTGTCTGGCCATATGTAATTCATGGACACTATGCTGATGCTGGAGATAGTGCTGCAATTCTTTCAGGTGCTTTGAATGTACCAATGATGCTGACAGGCCATTCACTTGGAAGAAACAAGCTTGAACAACTTCTTAAGCAGGGACGCCAATCGAAAGAGGATATCAATTCCACATATAAGATGATGAGGAGGATTGAGGCAGAAGAGCTTTCTCTGGATGCAGCAGAACTTGTTATCACTAGTACAAAACAAGAAATTGATGAGCAGTGGGGACTTTATGATGGATTTGATGTCAAGCTTGAGAAAGTATTGCGAGCTCGTGCTAGGCGTGGCGTCAACTGTCATGGTCGATACATGCCCAGGATGGCGGTAATTTGCTAACTAATATAACCTTAGGTGTTGTTTGGACAAACTTCTTCATAAGAACTTCTAGAAAATAAAACTAAGaagaaattaaattagtttttctttatattaatgCATATGCTAATGAACCATTACTAAATTTGCATAAAATTGTGTTATAATTAATCTTACTCAGAAATTTTGAAGAAATCTCTTCACCAGATGGATATGTCGGCTTTGTTGTATTTTTGTAAGCTGATTGCATCACCTAAGTAGACTACTCTTTCTAATAACTTGGTGAAGTGCTATTTACTAATGGTTCAAACTTTCTGCAGGTTATCCCTCCTGGAATGGACTTCAGCAATGTCATGAGCCAAGAAGATGGCCCTGAAGCTGATGGAGAGATTTTTCAGCTTACTGCTAGTGTCGAAGGATCTTCACCAAAAGCAGTGCCATCAATTTGGGCAGAAGTGAGTAACTGATAATCCGGATCTGTCTTCATAATATTACTCATTTACTGTTATTGGCTTTCTACTTACAGTTTAGTGCAGCTGATGCGTTTCTTTAGGAATCCTCACAAGCCAGTGATCTTGGCCTTATCAAGGCCAGATCCTAAGAAGAACTTAACCACTCTGTTAAAAGCCTTTGGAGAAAGCCGTCCCTTAAGAGAACTTGCTAACCTTGTAAGTTGACTTAATTCATCTGTCCTCTCAGAAGAACTATTGCTAAGTACTCAGAAGACTAATGTGTTTACAAAACAGATTCTCATAATGGGAAATAGGGATGACATAGATGAGATGTCTTCTGGGAATGCTAGTGTGCTCACAACAGTGTTGAAAATGATTGATAAGTATGACCTATATGGGCGAGTGGCATACCCTAAACATCATAAGCAATCTGATGTCCCTGAGATATACCGATTTGCCGCAAAAACAAAGGTATAATGAAGTTTAGTAGatttttactatttataaaCAATAACTTGAATTTTAACAACTATGAACAGCTAATGATTTATATTTTCTATCAGGGTGTTTTCATCAATCCTGCTTTAGTGGAACCTTTTGGTCTTACTTTAATTGAGGTAGGATTTAACTAACTAGCTACTTTGGTCTTTTTATGTTACAGTGATCCCTTTTTATCTCTAAACATGCTCAAACTCATGCAGGCAGCAGCACACGGGCTTCCAATGGTGGCCACTAAAAATGGGGGACCAGTGGACATTCATAGGGTAAAATGAATTTTATCTTAGTTACATGGTCCATGCAAGAACCATCATCCTACATGTTTCAATGTGGTGAACTAGTTTCTCAGATAAATTGGAAAACATAAAATTCAGATTCAAATGGAAAAATCTCTTGTCACAAAGGTTATTACACGCTCCAAACCTTGCAGCCACTTATTATGTCTCCTTTTGATGTGTTAGGCCCTGAACAATGGTTTACTTGTGGACCCTCATGATCAGCAAGCAATTACTGATGCATTGATCAAGTTGTTGTCAGATAAAAACCTGTGGCATGAGTGCAGGAAAAATGGTTGGAAGAACATACACCTTTTCTCGTGGCCAGAACACTGCCGAACTTATCTGACAAGGGTGGCTGCCTGCAGGATGAGGCATCCACAATGGCAAACTAACACTCCTGGGAATGATATAAATGCTGAAGAGTCTTTCAATGACTCGCTTAAGGATGTGCAGGACATGTCCCTTAGGCTCTCTATTGACGCTGACTTAGCAGGTTTAGGATCGGGATCAGACATGCAAGACCAGGTTAAGCGTCTCCTAAGCAAGATGAAGAAGCCAGATTCTTCTGGTGGTTTAAATGACATTAACAAGTTGCCTGACAATGTAACTGGGAAATATCCTCTTCTGTGGAGAAGACGTAGGTTGATCGTTATAGCACTAGATATCTATGATGACAAAGGAGCTCCTGATAAGACAATGATCCAGATAGTGCAGACGATCATTAAAGCTGCTCAACTTGACCCTCAAAATGCAAGAGTTTCTGGATTTGCTTTGTCAACAGCCATGCCAATGCTAGAATTAGTAGAGTTCCTCAAATCAGGCAACATTCAAGCAAATGATTTTGATGTTTTGATTTGCAGTAGTGGTAGTGAAGTTTACTATCCCGGTACTTACTCAGAAGATGGAAAGCTTTTGCCTGATCCGGATTATGAAGCGCATATTGACTATCGTTGGGGTTGTGAAGGTCTAAAGAAAACCATTTGGAATCTTATGAATATTGCTGAAGGTGGAGAAAAACCTTCAAGCCCCATTGTGGAAGATTTGAAATCTAGTAATGCTCATTGCATATCATACAAAATAAAGGATCTCACTAAGGTACATGAAATTCACTTTTGTGTTTGCATTGGGCCTGTTTGGTGGAAACTTTTTTAGAAGTACttcaagagagaaaaataagaagGAAATGAAACAGTTTTTGAGcaagttaaaattagtttatgcatGAGTTAAGAATTAAATTTTGAAGTATCAGTAGGAAATGACTCCTGCAAATTTATAACTTATGTTTAAGTCAGTTTTACTTTGTAGAGAAACTAAATTTATTTCTGgcttatttattttctcttagAAGTGGCTTTAGAGAAGTTTATTCAACATACTCACAGTAACAGTGGTCAAGGAAACTGGTTTTATTGATTGAAATGATTCTTGTATTGTCTTTCTCAGGCAAAGAGGGTTGATGACTTGAGACAGAAGCTTCGGATGCGAGGCCTACGCTGTCATCCTATGTACTGCAGGGGTTCATCTAGTGTGCAGGTTATTCCACTCCTTGCATCAAGGGCACAGGCACTAAGGTAATAATTCATAATAAGCAGTAAAGTCAACTCTGTAATACTCATCACTCAACACTTTCAGATTGAAGGGTCTGATACTAGCATATATGCTGAGAGAATTTGTAGAAATCTATTTTAATACTTTGGAATGAGGTACTGTGAGAAAACTCTGAAATTGCATATTAACGTTAACACATGCTCAATTACCATATTAACGTTAACACATGCTCAATTACCATATTAACGTTAACACATGCTCAATTACCTCAACTAATAACTGAGGACAAACAAAACTAACAAAATTAAAGTTTTGGTTTAAGATGTCAATATTTGTTATATTGAACAAACTATTTACCCTATAATGAAATGCTTACAGAAAAACTACATCATACAACATTCAAGCAGATTTTGTGTGGGAAGTCAATTTGGACAGCATGTAATGCATTCATGTTAGTACTTAATTTAATGTTTAAGACTATATTTCATCAAGAGGGTGTAGTACAAAACAAGCTGGGTTTAGGTACTTATTAAGGTTAATCCTATTTCTCAAGTTTCCCATCTTTCAAAAGAGAAACTTGGCTAGTGAAGTGTTGGCGTGCTCTATTTACTCAGATTgctattttttatacaatttctAAAACAAGATGCTTAATATTCAGCAGTTGAGTGTTTGCTATTTTCTTAGGTATCTCTTTGTCCGTTGGGGACTGAATGTTGCAAACATGTTTGTCTTTCTTGGAGAAACTGGTGACACAGATTATGAGGAGTTGATTTCTGGAACTCACAAGACCATAATCATGAAGGGTGTTGTGTCTAATGGCTCAGAAGCAATACTTAGAGGTCCAGGAAGCTACCTAAGAGAGGACGTTGTACCAAATGAGAGTCCTCTTGTGGCATGCATTAGTGAAACAACTGAGGACAAGATTGCCAATACTTTGAATGAATTATCAAAATCTGGGATGATGTGAAGTGTtaaacttctttttcaaatagTATTAATCAGATTACCTTTACAGAGCACAAATTGAGAAATGTGATGTAATTGTGTGCTACTGTGAAGCATAGAATCTGGCAAAAGTTATATATGGCTTATTTTGTCACAATGCTTTTTGATGTTAGGACTTGTATAGAAATTTCTCTTTAGGGTACATGTGCAGTTGCATCTGATGAGTAATCATGAAACCTTGTTTCTCTCTTTTCATTGAACCATTGGGAATTTCGCAAGGTTTGGTGTAATTGAAGAAATTCTGCTGAATATGAGAAGCATATGAACCTTCAAGAGGAAGCAAATTAATCAGAACAATATTTTCTCATGATAGCTGCTGaaagaacaataaaattttGGAAACCCAGACACTAATTTGACCCAAGTCAGAAAtaagttaagttttaaatatcTATATTCATATTTCTTATTTAGTCATGCTATATTGACAATTCAATACTGAATTGTTCTAAATTACAACtggtataataaaaaataatcttttagtgaaatttgaaatgtATAATCATGAGAGAAGATAGAGAAATTTTAAAAGATTACAAACAGATAGTGAAAGtaacatttttgtttcttatttgaGTTATTATCTGATGTACTTTTAGTTAatacttttattatattatattttgtgtAATTAATGAAAGTGAAAGGTATAAGTGTACAAATGTGTTTACTACAAATGAGGTAAAGTTGAAGTTTGTAAAGTATGTTTAGATTGTTTTGTTATTtggtaaattaaataatttgttgtgataacttttatAGATATTTTGTACTCGGGATGAACTCTTGATGTGAATTAGAAAAGTTGCGTTTCACTTTGGTTTTGTTATTATGATAATGAGATCAGATACTTCAACAGGCCAACGAGGAATGAAGACATTTGTATGATGAGGTTGTGAGAGAGGAGGTAAATACAAGCGATATAAGAAGGATTTACTGGTTACTGAGAGTGGAAGTAGGAAATGTGATTGTCTTTTTAAATTACTAGGGTATCCAGTAAAGAGTGGTGAAGGATGGATATTGAAATTACTTTGTGGGTCTCATAATCATGAGTTGGCAAATACGTTGGTTGGTCATCCATATGTTGGTAGGTTCACATGTAGTGAGAAGTAAATGTTTGTGGACATGACAGACAGTACAGTGaagcccaaaaatatttttttaacagtGAAAGAGCATAATGAGAAAAATGTGACCATAATAAAGCAAGTTTACAATGCACGATATTTGTACAGAAAATCAAAATTAGGTGATAAAACTAAAATGCAACAATTGATTATGTTGTTAGAGATCTTGAAGACTACCCAATCATTGTGTTTGGTTGAAGAAgtatttgatgaagaaaatatcaTGGAATAAATGTGGATGTTGTCTTGCATAAGCATTCAAGAGGAGCTTTTCTGTCTATTAGATTATTTTAGTAGCTAAGGTAGATTAGATAATGACCTTGATATCTTGATCTATTGATATCTTGATCAATCTTCATACCTCAAGATGGTGAGTCTAAGCACAAAGCTTTGTGAAAGAATCTAAAATTGCTTTAACATTGTCATAGatttttaatctattaaaatctTTTGCAACCAGATTTATTTTCTGGTCTACACACTATACTGTTTCTCCATTGCCTTGAGATTAAGGTGTTGTAGTTTGGAGGTCAAGTTTGTATCTTTTAGTTTGCATATAAGGTGTGTTTGTTCCTTAATTCTTTTTCTTTGTAAAGTTGTAATAGTGTGCTTTTAAGATAGGGTTTTATTAAGCATATGCTTAGCTAAAATAGTGTTTTTTAGTGTGTGCATATTGTTCTTAAAGGGTTCAAGAATTGTTCTTGTGTAAAAGATTATTGTGATATAGTGAAATCCATCTTAGTGTGAgatgagactggatgtagctcagttttGAGTGAAGCAGTATAAATTCTTGTGTGCCTTTCTG
Proteins encoded in this region:
- the LOC137831121 gene encoding probable sucrose-phosphate synthase 3 isoform X1 codes for the protein MAGNEWINGYLEAILSTGASTIEEQKPAPVTLRDGGHFNPTKYFVEEVVTSVDESDLYRTWIKVVATRNTRERSSRLENMCWRIWHLTRKKKQLEWEETQRVANRRWEREQGRREATEDMSEDLSEGEKGDGIGEMVQSETPKKNFQRQISNLEVWSDDKKEKRLYVVLLSLHGLVRGENMELGRDSDTGGQIKYVVELARALAKMPGVYRVDLFTRQISSPEIDWSYGEPTEMLTVGGDDDENIGESSGAYIVRIPFGPRDKYLQKELLWPYIQEFVDGALAHILNMSKVLGEQVGGGQPVWPYVIHGHYADAGDSAAILSGALNVPMMLTGHSLGRNKLEQLLKQGRQSKEDINSTYKMMRRIEAEELSLDAAELVITSTKQEIDEQWGLYDGFDVKLEKVLRARARRGVNCHGRYMPRMAVIPPGMDFSNVMSQEDGPEADGEIFQLTASVEGSSPKAVPSIWAELMRFFRNPHKPVILALSRPDPKKNLTTLLKAFGESRPLRELANLILIMGNRDDIDEMSSGNASVLTTVLKMIDKYDLYGRVAYPKHHKQSDVPEIYRFAAKTKGVFINPALVEPFGLTLIEAAAHGLPMVATKNGGPVDIHRALNNGLLVDPHDQQAITDALIKLLSDKNLWHECRKNGWKNIHLFSWPEHCRTYLTRVAACRMRHPQWQTNTPGNDINAEESFNDSLKDVQDMSLRLSIDADLAGLGSGSDMQDQVKRLLSKMKKPDSSGGLNDINKLPDNVTGKYPLLWRRRRLIVIALDIYDDKGAPDKTMIQIVQTIIKAAQLDPQNARVSGFALSTAMPMLELVEFLKSGNIQANDFDVLICSSGSEVYYPGTYSEDGKLLPDPDYEAHIDYRWGCEGLKKTIWNLMNIAEGGEKPSSPIVEDLKSSNAHCISYKIKDLTKAKRVDDLRQKLRMRGLRCHPMYCRGSSSVQVIPLLASRAQALRYLFVRWGLNVANMFVFLGETGDTDYEELISGTHKTIIMKGVVSNGSEAILRGPGSYLREDVVPNESPLVACISETTEDKIANTLNELSKSGMM
- the LOC137831121 gene encoding probable sucrose-phosphate synthase 3 isoform X3 — translated: MAGNEWINGYLEAILSTGASTIEEQKPAPVTLRDGGHFNPTKYFVEEVVTSVDESDLYRTWIKVVATRNTRERSSRLENMCWRIWHLTRKKKQLEWEETQRVANRRWEREQGRREATEDMSEDLSEGEKGDGIGEMVQSETPKKNFQRQISNLEVWSDDKKEKRLYVVLLSLHGLVRGENMELGRDSDTGGQIKYVVELARALAKMPGVYRVDLFTRQISSPEIDWSYGEPTEMLTVGGDDDENIGESSGAYIVRIPFGPRDKYLQKELLWPYIQEFVDGALAHILNMSKVLGEQVGGGQPVWPYVIHGHYADAGDSAAILSGALNVPMMLTGHSLGRNKLEQLLKQGRQSKEDINSTYKMMRRIEAEELSLDAAELVITSTKQEIDEQWGLYDGFDVKLEKVLRARARRGVNCHGRYMPRMAVIPPGMDFSNVMSQEDGPEADGEIFQLTASVEGSSPKAVPSIWAELMRFFRNPHKPVILALSRPDPKKNLTTLLKAFGESRPLRELANLILIMGNRDDIDEMSSGNASVLTTVLKMIDKYDLYGRVAYPKHHKQSDVPEIYRFAAKTKGVFINPALVEPFGLTLIEAAAHGLPMVATKNGGPVDIHRALNNGLLVDPHDQQAITDALIKLLSDKNLWHECRKNGWKNIHLFSWPEHCRTYLTRVAACRMRHPQWQTNTPGNDINAEESFNDSLKDVQDMSLRLSIDADLAGLGSGSDMQDQVKRLLSKMKKPDSSGGLNDINKLPDNVTGKYPLLWRRRRLIVIALDIYDDKGAPDKTMIQIVQTIIKAAQLDPQNARVSGFALSTAMPMLELVEFLKSGNIQANDFDVLICSSGSEVYYPGTYSEDGKLLPDPDYEAHIDYRWGCEGLKKTIWNLMNIAEGGEKPSSPIVEDLKSSNAHCISYKIKDLTKAKRVDDLRQKLRMRGLRCHPMYCRGSSSVQVIPLLASRAQALS
- the LOC137831121 gene encoding probable sucrose-phosphate synthase 3 isoform X2; its protein translation is MAGNEWINGYLEAILSTGASTIEEQKPAPVTLRDGGHFNPTKYFVEEVVTSVDESDLYRTWIKVVATRNTRERSSRLENMCWRIWHLTRKKKQLEWEETQRVANRRWEREQGRREATEDMSEDLSEGEKGDGIGEMVQSETPKKNFQRQISNLEVWSDDKKEKRLYVVLLSLHGLVRGENMELGRDSDTGGQIKYVVELARALAKMPGVYRVDLFTRQISSPEIDWSYGEPTEMLTVGGDDDENIGESSGAYIVRIPFGPRDKYLQKELLWPYIQEFVDGALAHILNMSKVLGEQVGGGQPVWPYVIHGHYADAGDSAAILSGALNVPMMLTGHSLGRNKLEQLLKQGRQSKEDINSTYKMMRRIEAEELSLDAAELVITSTKQEIDEQWGLYDGFDVKLEKVLRARARRGVNCHGRYMPRMAVIPPGMDFSNVMSQEDGPEADGEIFQLTASVEGSSPKAVPSIWAELMRFFRNPHKPVILALSRPDPKKNLTTLLKAFGESRPLRELANLAAAHGLPMVATKNGGPVDIHRALNNGLLVDPHDQQAITDALIKLLSDKNLWHECRKNGWKNIHLFSWPEHCRTYLTRVAACRMRHPQWQTNTPGNDINAEESFNDSLKDVQDMSLRLSIDADLAGLGSGSDMQDQVKRLLSKMKKPDSSGGLNDINKLPDNVTGKYPLLWRRRRLIVIALDIYDDKGAPDKTMIQIVQTIIKAAQLDPQNARVSGFALSTAMPMLELVEFLKSGNIQANDFDVLICSSGSEVYYPGTYSEDGKLLPDPDYEAHIDYRWGCEGLKKTIWNLMNIAEGGEKPSSPIVEDLKSSNAHCISYKIKDLTKAKRVDDLRQKLRMRGLRCHPMYCRGSSSVQVIPLLASRAQALRYLFVRWGLNVANMFVFLGETGDTDYEELISGTHKTIIMKGVVSNGSEAILRGPGSYLREDVVPNESPLVACISETTEDKIANTLNELSKSGMM